The Eleginops maclovinus isolate JMC-PN-2008 ecotype Puerto Natales chromosome 3, JC_Emac_rtc_rv5, whole genome shotgun sequence genome includes a region encoding these proteins:
- the sostdc1a gene encoding sclerostin domain-containing protein 1a, protein MMHLSAYETWCHSLVVLCILLRSCHALKNDATELLLPHVSEPVPEVQSNMTMNRAQTGGRGAGSAVQDRGERSQIGCRELRSTKYISDGHCTSINPIKELVCAGECLPAQMLQNWIGGAYGRKLWGRRSGNQDWRCVNDKTRTQRIQLQCQDGSTRTYKITVVTSCKCKRYSRIHNESGNKFEELALLPPQLLHKHKSKSKRRPGKNRLSENWHEPEP, encoded by the exons ATGATGCACCTGAGCGCGTACGAGACGTGGTGCCATTCATTGGTCGTACTTTGCATCCTGCTGAGGAGTTGCCATGCATTAAAAAACGACGCCACGGAGCTACTGTTACCGCACGTGAGTGAGCCGGTGCCGGAGGTTCAGAGCAACATGACCATGAACCGAGCCCAGACCGGCGGGAGAGGAGCGGGCAGCGCAGTGCAAGACAGAGGGG AGCGAAGCCAAATTGGATGCAGAGAGCTGAGGTCCACTAAGTACATCTCTGATGGCCACTGCACCAGCATCAACCCCATCAAGGAGCTGGTGTGTGCTGGAGAGTGTCTCCCAGCTCAGATGCTTCAGAACTGGATCGGCGGTGCCTATGGCCGAAAGCTCTGGGGTCGTCGGAGCGGCAACCAGGACTGGCGGTGTGTCAACGACAAGACCCGCACCCAGCGCATCCAGCTTCAATGCCAGGATGGCAGCACGAGAACATACAAAATCACTGTTGTCACCTCCTGCAAGTGCAAGAGGTACTCAAGGATACACAACGAGTCAGGCAACAAATTTGAGGAGCTCGCTTTGTTGCCGCCGCAGCTCCTGCACAAGCACAAGTCCAAGAGCAAGAGGAGACCGGGGAAGAACAGACTCAGTGAGAACTGGCACGAACCTGAGCCCTGA